The nucleotide sequence aggctgatcccttgaggccaggagtttgagaccagcctggccaacatggtgaaaccccgtctctactaaaaatacaaaaattagccaggcatggtggcaggtgcctgtaatcccagctacttaggagactgaggcagcagaatcacttgaacccggaagggggaggttgcagtgagccgagattgcaccattgcactccagcctgggcgacagagcaagactccgtctcaaaaaaaaaatttttttaataaaaataaaaaataaaataaaataaatgaatccactGAAAGCGGTTTCTACCTTGATAGTTGGGTATGTGGCGTCATCGACATCACAGAAGGCTGATTGATATTACCTGTTACCAGTGTGGTTGAGTGCAAATGTTTGAGGTCTGGTGGGAGAAGAGTTTGGTATTCAGAACTCATCGAGGCCTTTGCTTaccactttctctctcttgcagTGCTCCCAAATGTGCCGCTTCTGTTGCTTCACATGCTCCCACGTAGTTCTATCTGATATTCAGGGCTCTGAATTTCAAGGCAGACTCAGTGAGTGTGATTGTCACTGCTTTCCTGTCCTTCCTTTATCCTCTGTAGACTTAGGTCCCGTTTTTGCAGGTTGATATTCCTTCTTCGCTGGGCCCTGGACCCACTGCTCACCAGTGTGGTGTCTGCATGGGCACTGCCCAGACTTGTACTGTTGGTCCCTCGATGACCGCATGGTCAGGCCTCAGGGCTCTCTGCCAGGCCAACCTACAGCCCATTCAGACCTGATTTCTGGGCCTGGATCCAGGGGACACCATCTGGGAAGGGAGGGAGCTTCCCACGATACCACTGTGAAACTCACCAGGGAGGTCTTGGAAATTGAGCAGGCATCATTCAGATTCCATCCTGCTTTTAGGTCCTGAGAAAATCCTGCTTTTCCCTGGGTAACTGGGATAATGGGTCACCAGCTCCCGTGCCCTAGATGAGGACTAGTTAGCATTTTCTAGTGCCTGGAGATTTCCAGATGGAAACTGTATTTGGGTCTGTGTATCTTTGTTACAGGATTCAATAATTCATGCTCTGAATTTCCCTTCCCGGCAACTCCAGACACCAAATCGCTTCCCATGGTCTCCCCCAATCACTTAGGGAACTTAGCCTGTGTCTAAAGACCCTCTGTGCAGCCTGATGTGGCCAGCCATCCCCATACTTCCACATTTTTCATGCCTTTCTCCAACAGCGTTGCCGTGGCCCCTTAGGCGGCGATCGTTTTATCAAGGGTCGCTCCCTCTTTTTATCTGTTGGCAGGAGCCCGTTTTCAACGCCCTCGCTGGAGTCTGGCCTGCACGCTTTGCTGAAAGAAGCCAGAGCCTCAGCCCTGCTTCCCTCTGAAATGAATGTTCCTCGAGCGCCCTCTGGTGGATTCTGGAGCTAACCGTCTGTGAATGCCGAGTGATGGCAACTGCCCTCCCGCCGCGTCTCCAGCCTGCGCGGGGGAATGAGACCCTGCGGGAGCATTACCAGTACGTGGGGAAGCTGGCGGGCAGGCTGAAGGAGGCCTCCGAGGCCGGCACGCTCACCACCGTGCTCTTCTTGGTCATCTGCAGCTTCATCGTCTTAGAGAACCTGATGGTTTTGATTGCCATCtggaaaaacaataaatttcACAACCGCATGTACTTTTTCATTGGCAACCTGGCTCTCTGCGACCTGCTGGCCGGCATCGCCTACAAGGTCAACATTCTGATGTCCGGCAAGAAGACGTTCAGCCTGTCTCCCACGGTCTGGTTCCTCAGAGAGGGCAGTATGTTCGTGGCCCTCGGGGCGTCCACCTGCAGCTTACTGGCCATCGCCATCGAGCGGCACTTGACGATGATCAAAATGAGGCCTTACGACGCCAACAAGAAGCACCGCGTCTTCCTCTTGATTGGGATGTGCTGGCTCATTGCCTTCACGCTGGGCGCCCTGCCCATTCTGGGCTGGAACTGCCTGCACAATCTCCCGGACTGCTCTACCATCCTGCCCCTCTACTCCAAGAAGTACATCGCCTTCTGCATCAGCATCTTCACGGCCATTCTGGTGACCATCGTGATCCTCTACGCACGCATCTACTTCCTGGTGAAGTCCAGCAGCCGTAAGGTGGCCAACCACAACAACTCAGAGCGGTCCATGGCACTGCTGCGGACCGTGGTGATTGTGGTGAGCGTGTTCATTGCCTGCTGGTCTCCACTCTTCATCCTCTTCCTCATCGATGTGGCCTGCAGGGTGCAGGCGTGCCCCGTCCTCTTCAAGGCTCAGTGGTTCATCGTGCTGGCTGTGCTCAACTCGGCCATGAACCCGGTCATCTACACGCTGGCCAGCAAGGAGATGCGGAGGGCCTTCTTCCGTCTGGTCTGCAACTGCCTGGTCAGGGGACGGGGGGCCCGCGCCTCCCCCATCCAGCCTGCGCTCGACCCAAGCAGAAGTAAATCAAGTAGCAGCAACAACAGCACCCACTCTCCGAAGGTCAAGGAAGACCTGCCCCACACAGCCCCCTCATCCTGCATCATGGACAAGAACGCAGCGCTTCAGAATGGGATCTTCTGCAAGTGATCGTCTCTGTGCGCCCTGCTCTGCGGCTGTGTTATTTATTGCATGCATCGCTTCCACAGGGGCCCCTCGAGAGCTGTGCCTCGGGAGAGCTACCGTACTTTGACCAACAGCCTGCCCCGTGTGGACGTCTCTTACAGAGGGGGCCCGGGGAATCACCACCCCATTTCAGTGTAGACAACGTGCCTTGTCCGCTTTGGGCTCCAGAGCCTTTCAGATGTACTAAGCTGCTGACATCATCCACAGCCTTCTGCTGAATCCCAGACACCCTCCCTGTTGTTCACAGAGAGGGAAGGTCGTGGGCCACATAATACTATGTGACTCTCTGTGTGCCTCTGAACGGTGTTTTGATGATTTACACTACATTTCCTATGCATAGAATGGATGCTTGTATATTCGTACATCTCTGTGTTACACAGAATTTGTGTTGCAGGTGTTTGCCATGTGGTACATACATAGAATCTCCATACAACACACAGGTAACAGGTTATACAAGTGGGTTCGGACTGAACCCCCGGTACAAGGACATGGTTGTGAACTAGGTGGACATGCCATCCCTGGTCTCCTTAGACTGACATGAAGTCTCATGTTCACCAAGTTTTTGAAGTTCAAATTCTCCAAAAAGGGCTTGTCCAAGGCTGGCCCCAGATGTGAGGGTCTGACCCACGCCGGCCCTGTGCCCTTTCAGTCATTTGTCCCTGCGTAATTTTAATCATATCCCAAAGTCAAATGATGTGATGGTTTTCAGGTTTCTGCAAATCACAGAAAAGCCAGTCGAGATCACGCAGGAGCTTGTGCCCCCAGGCGGGCCAAAGAGCGAGCCTATGAGGGAGCAGCAGAAGCGGGCGGCTGACCTGGCTCACCTTCCCATGCCACTGGGGCGGGGTCTGCTTCAGGAAACAGAAGGTGTCTAGGAAATGAGCAGAGATTCACAAGACAGCACTTTGATTCTATGTTGAGTTTGTTTCTATATTAGAAAAGCACCAAGTCAGTAATCCCCCGTGGCGTCACagctgagtagctgtgaccaccAGCAGTTTCACAGCTTCCTGAAAGCTGGGACTAACCGTGACTATCAGTAAGAGAAGTTTAATTGTCAGGTTAGAAAATGTGATCTGGCAGTTGATGCATTCTTCAAAGTGATCTATTGTAATAATACCTACACGATACTGTAATTTTACTTTTCAACATAAGTTGAACCTGTAGCAGTCTGTTTACCTTGTAAAGGGATTTCTTAGAAGACATTTTTGTACATGCTCTTCCCCAAGGATTGTACATGTTATACAAATAGATGGAAAGAAAAGTGAACACGTTTGTAGAACTATCATAAGCACACAGTTGCCGTGTTGAGTTCTCTTTAAAAACAAGGACAAAACCAACCAGCCTTCAAAGGAAGCTCACATCAGAGTTCCCTAAAGTGTTTTAGGTTCAGTGAGCATTTGCCTGAATAAAACCTAAAAGAGCGGTCTTAACACATTAATAACTTTTTCTAAGAGAAATTGATTCCTGTTTTGTCATCTGATGCAAGTTGCTCTTATAAAGAGACATTTTTGTGGGTTCAGGGTAACTCATCTCCATGGGCTGACCAAagacttttctaatttttgttactGATGAGATGAAACCTATTTGTAAGGAAATCTTCCCCAGGAGCATTTCTGTTGCCTTCTTGACATCAATGAAAAGTAGCGTATTCTCTTATGAAATAGCATGAGAAAACCCAGGGCATTTCTAGGACAGTAAAACATTGAAgtactggattaagaaaatgacaggccaggcgcggtggctcacgcctgtaatcccaacatattgggaggacgaggtgggcggatcacctgaggtcagaagttcaagaccagcctggccaacatggtgaaatcccatttctactaaaaacaccaaaattagccggacgcagtagtgcatgcctgtagtcccagctacttgggaggccgaggctggagaattgctcaaatccaggagacagagattgcagtgagctgagattgcgccactgcactccagcctgggcgacagaggaagactctgtctcaaaaaaaataataataatgaataaaataaaacaacaacaaaatgcatcGGAGAGCCAAAACATTCAGTATTGCATTTTCACATAGGTGatgaaatgactttggaactttATCTGTGTTGTAGTTATGAATTGCTTTGGGAGCCTTGGAGCTCTCTCTAGCTATTGTTCATAACGCTTTGCTCCATAACCCTGATGTCCCCAATATCTAAGTATCTCAGCCTTCATCCATTAACTCTACTAGGGAGCCCACAGCCACCATTCCCACTAGGAGGTATCAGTGTTTGTGGTATGACATAAGGCTCCCTTGAAATAACAAGACTTTTGAGCCATCTGaattaaaaatacatcaaaaaagtagTTGTGCTCATTTGCTAAATGCAAAACATAATCACCTTTGATACCAATGTGCTCCAATAAGTCTAACTAGCTAGCCAGCTGGAGATAATTTAGCAGCTGAATGTTTCAAAGCCCTAACCTTGAAGTTTGGGAACAGGTGGTCTTCTGTGCTGCAGAGAAACTATGCATTAGATCTCTTTTCAATTAGAAACCTTTACTATTTCCAATgtatgtttgttaaaaaaaataaaataaaaccaaaaggcTTCGTGTAAACCCACTCTTGGGAGGCCGTGGGATGggactgttttgttgttttcaccGGGCGCCCTCCCCACTGCAGGGGTGCGCGCTGTTGCAGGCTTGCTACCCACCTGTGTTTCTCAGCATTTCAGGAATTAAACCACATGCAGAACCCCAAAGAatctttcccctttcttcttcttctccacTACCATAGGTGGTGTTTTCATGAAACTCCGGTGCATTGGGTGCTATTTACACCAGTTTGGTAGGTCATACTATTTTGAGAATGGTCTTTTGGTAGGGAGAAATTTGTAAGACCCATGGCAGCTCAAAGACATGGGACCTCTCGTCCTGCCCCATTTGCTCTTGTTTATGCAGCAGGAGAGAATAAGTCAGAGCCAACCCTTGCACACTAGCTTTCTCCCATACAAACGGTCCATTTTAGCGTCTCTGACCTGCGTGCTATGTAAAGAGAAGGCCAGTGCTCGGCATAGCTGTTCTGGTAGCGATGCTTGTTACAACTCATGATGAAATGCCCCAACGCAAGTGAGGACGCAGCTGCCCACCCTGGAGCTAGAAGGCAAGGTGAGTCCTCTAGGAGTACATCTGCCAGGATACATCTTCATTCCACAGCCTTGGTGGATGGGACAAGGCTTTGTtgtaactgtttttttaaaagtctcccAGGGAACCACGGACAATACCTCCTTCCTAGAGAAAAGTTTCAAGCTCCCCTCCTCTCTTTAGTGAGGCAATACAGAATCCATCATCCAAATGAAAGAtacttttcacaatagcctttATTGCCTGCAGACTTACATGTATAGTCCTTTAAACAATTAACTGTTTAGAAAACGGTTGCTTTTCTCAACCCTTGAGCCAGTTATTCCACGCTGGTAAGACCCTTTCACAGAAATGTAACAAGGTGCATTTTATAGAAAACATCTAATTAAATCACCAATTTCATGCTTTTAAATTGTATCTACAAGTGCAAAACTGCAACACCCAAATGTTTTTAGTATCTAAGTCAGATATCCAAAGGTTAGCTACATAATCAGAAATGCGCACACCACTGTTCTGATAATAAAGGCACATTTTCCAATAACCAATTATAACAAGAAGTGCAGCATTACCTAAATTGGGTGTGTCATCTTCCCCTCGTGGGTCACAGGATGACACTTGGGGATGCGATGCCGTGCCTGCACTTGGCGATCCCAGGAGCACAGAGATGCACCAGACAGATCATGAAGGGGCTCATGCGTGGAAACCACACCATTTCCTGACAGAGTGAAGGAATCGCTGTGGATTCATCGAAAGGGAGGAGGGAATTAAGCTAATTCTCTTCACCTGCTGTGTTGTCAAATCTCCAAAACACTGACCAGATAACTTAGGTTTTATCCTTTGTCATAGGACAAAGATTAGAGAACTTGAAATTCGTTTTGTATTTCCACTCCTCAGGGACGTCCAAAAAGCCAGTTCTGTTCCAGTACGAAGTAGAAAGTGGTGAATTGGCAATACGCCAAGACATAGACCGTTACAGTAATTCTTTTTGTTTCACAAAAAgttaatggaaacaaaacaaCTTTCAAATAATATTCATTTGTCAATATGTATAATTTGCTatccaaatgctttttaaaaagttattatctTATTATTACACATTAAATTTACATGGAGTTGTCTCCTAATCCTGGGATTTTAACACCAAATGTTTAATTCTGAATACAAAGAAACATTCACATACTTAATTTTACAATATTCTGGAACAACTTATATTCAAAAGTCAAATGAACAGAGAACATTCCACTTGCAACCAACACATAGTTGTTAACAAAATTAACCCCATTAATATTTAAAGATGGATTTATCCATTAATGCCTGTTTTAATTGCCACTTGATTTTGGTGGTTAGAAACTTTGGTTATGGTAAAAATGACCACGAGTGGGAATTCATCACCTCAAAGCTCGGGACCATAGCTCCCCGTGCGCGCGTCTTTCCATCTGCAGTATTTCAAGGTGAGACAATAAAAGAGTCACCTAAAATTGTATGAGATTTTATTCCTGGTGCTTTTTCAGCGAGAACCGTTTTTCCAGCCCTAGGGAAAGAACCTGTGTGTTTTTAGCCGGAGGGATTCATCAATTCAGAACATCTGTGACAgccaggaggaggaaagaagggaggctGGGATCACCTCCCGCCCCTTCTAGCATCCCTACTGAGAGTGGCAACTCCAGCTGTCCCTCCCCATCCTGAGCCTTCCACGCTCTCCTCCACGCCACTAACACTCAGTATCTGACACCTGCAATGCGAAGCCTCCAGAGTCCCCAGACTGACCTGGGCACTCCGCTCTCGTTGGTTCTAGTTTACTTGGACACACGGGTACCTTAAGGCTTGTCACACTCCacacctttgtgtgtgtgtgtctatttcttTCTAGGTTATAAACTCAGGCAGAGACCTCATACATTCACTTCTCTATCCCACGATTCCAGTACAGCGTTGGCCACATATTAACTAATGTGCAAATGAGCCCAAGAAGCTGGCCAGAAATCCCAAGAGACTGTGCCAAGTACATGCAGCTGCACCTGGGAATACACCAAAGCATGACATCACGAGCACAGCCTCCTCCACCAcaccttccctttctcctccttccccgcTGGCCTCAGACAGCTATGCATGGCTGCATGAACAAAGGTCTAAATCTAGGCTTGTTTTagcctcctcttcccttcttctcATCTTTATTCTGCCTCCACCTTCGTCTTTCCATGTCTTCCCCTGCTGGCTTCTCTTTCGTTTCCCACAGTGGGTTCCCCCAACCCCTGTGGTCCTCATGTCCTGTTCTTGTTCCCTTTGTGCTGTATCCCACATTCTACAGCATCCAGGACCATCCTCCATGGCTGATGCCACAGCCTGCCAATTCCCAAATTCTTCATGTTTGTTTGACTTCCTAGCTAGTTGTAAAACCAAAGCCCAGGGAGgagtcccaaggtgcacagcacAGAGTCAGTCTGCATGTGTAGAGAGATGCAGATCCGTTTTTAATCAATGTAAGTATATGCATGTACGTATATACATATGCAACTCACATTCACAAATCCTGGTATAAAGTTGCAATTTTTCTGGCTGCTATAAAATGTGCCAGTTTTAAAACTGTGCATTTGTTGCTTGCAaacttataaatatgtataaaccCCATTATAAATAAATTGTGGCTGGCAGATGGCATTTAAGCTGCCAGCAATGGTTGCATGGAGTTATAAATGCTTATTAATTCTCCACTTTTAAATTCACAGCACGGACCCTGGGATCTGTGACATGAAGTGGTgtgaaaacataattataaattagAGGGGGGAAAGCCATCAATAAGAGACAGGTAAGGGCTGGAAACTCTCACTAGTGAGTGATTCTCAAAGTCAAGACTTCAGAGCAGCTGCACCAAGATCGCTTCGAGaatttttgaaatgcaaattctcGGGCCCCACTCCAGACCTAGGGAGCCAGGAGCTTGGCGGGGCCAGGGGGTGGGAGGGCCTGCCATCTTTGTCTGAACCAGCTCGCAGGGTGGTTCTGATGCCTGCCTTCCATCCGAGTCTGCTTGTCATGAGCGCCTGTCTCTCGGCCCAAGGACTTCCCCGGCTTGGGAGGCACGTACAGGTATGTGCAGGGCCAGTCAGAAACTGTTTCCAGAAACAGCCTTCCATAAGTGATAGACTTGGTGAATAAATACCCCAGCCGTCTCCCCGCTCTGCTGGGTTAACTCCGGGGTGTCAGCTCTGTCTCTCAGGGTTCCCCAGTGGGATTTGGCTCCAGTTGTGCACATGATGGTAACTTACTTGATAATGCATGTCTTCCTCGTCAGCTTCCTTCTCGCCCTACTCCTGGGATCTTCACTCAGATAAACTACATACCCTCAAGTCCTCTCTCAGGGTTTCCCTCTGGAGAAACCCCAACTAAGACAGAGGAAACAGAAACACTGCCTCTCCCGTCTGAATGACTCAGGCTTTTACGCATTTCGAGATGGAGCACAGATGTAGAACCCAGGAGGGAAGCACTGCGTGCCATTTCCATGGGGCGGGGGGTGAGCTTTACGCACAGGTCCAGGACTGTGAGTCCTGTGCTCTTTCCTAAGTTGATCCCCAGGCCCTTGCATGGCtccagtttcctcttctgaa is from Macaca mulatta isolate MMU2019108-1 chromosome 15, T2T-MMU8v2.0, whole genome shotgun sequence and encodes:
- the LOC144334750 gene encoding LOW QUALITY PROTEIN: uncharacterized protein LOC144334750 (The sequence of the model RefSeq protein was modified relative to this genomic sequence to represent the inferred CDS: substituted 3 bases at 3 genomic stop codons) — its product is MSPRSWPEIPRDCAKYMQLHLGIHQSMTSRAQPPPPHLPFLLLPRWPQTAMHGCMNKGLNLGLFXPPLPFFSSLFCLHLRLSMSSPAGFSFVSHSGFPQPLWSSCPVLVPFVLYPTFYSIQDHPPWLMPQPANSQILHVCLTSXLVVKPKPREESQGAQHRVSLHVXRDADPFLINVSICMYVYTYATHIHKSWYKVAIFLAAIKCASFKTVHLLLANL
- the S1PR3 gene encoding sphingosine 1-phosphate receptor 3 encodes the protein MATALPPRLQPARGNETLREHYQYVGKLAGRLKEASEAGTLTTVLFLVICSFIVLENLMVLIAIWKNNKFHNRMYFFIGNLALCDLLAGIAYKVNILMSGKKTFSLSPTVWFLREGSMFVALGASTCSLLAIAIERHLTMIKMRPYDANKKHRVFLLIGMCWLIAFTLGALPILGWNCLHNLPDCSTILPLYSKKYIAFCISIFTAILVTIVILYARIYFLVKSSSRKVANHNNSERSMALLRTVVIVVSVFIACWSPLFILFLIDVACRVQACPVLFKAQWFIVLAVLNSAMNPVIYTLASKEMRRAFFRLVCNCLVRGRGARASPIQPALDPSRSKSSSSNNSTHSPKVKEDLPHTAPSSCIMDKNAALQNGIFCK